ACGAGCGACTCCGCAAACGAGCCAACGCTCTCATGGAGGAGCTCAGGGCGTGCGGCACGCACGTCCACGAGGCGACCGATGCCGCGCTCGCGCAAGCGACGAGCCGTAACGGGGCCAACACCCCAGAGGGCTTCGATCGGGAGCTCACGCAGGAACGCCTCGACACGCTCCGGGGCGATGACCGTGAGGCCGTCGGGCTTCTTCCAGCCCGACGCGATCTTCGCGAGAAACTTGTTGGGCGCGGCGCCTGCCGACGCGGTGAGCCCGGTGACGTCGCGGATGTTCGCCTTGAGCCGGCGTGCAACGTTGGATGCGAGCGGCTCGTCCCAGGTGTTCTCCGTGACATCGAGGTATGCCTCGTCGAGCGAGAGCGGCTCGACAAGGGAGGTGACGCTGCGGAAGATTGCGAAGACCTCACCGGAAACCGTGCGGTACTTCGCAAAATCAGGTGGGACAACAATGAGGTCGGGACAGAGACGGAGGGCGCGCGCCGTCGGCATCGCCGAAGCGACGCCAAACTTGCGTGCCTCGTAGCTGGCCGCGCAGACAACGCCCCGCCCGCTCGGGCTGCCGCCCACGGCCACGGGACGTCCGCGCAGCGTGGGGCGATCGCGCTGCTCCACCGACGCGTAGAAGGCGTCCATGTCGATGTGCAGAATGCGCCGCACTTTCCAGGATTCCCGACTCCTGATTCCTGAATCCTGAATCCGAAACCTGATTCAGTTCTTCACAGTCACTTCCAGCGGTGCCGCCAGCGTCGTCGTCACG
The genomic region above belongs to Luteitalea sp. and contains:
- the dinB gene encoding DNA polymerase IV; translation: MRRILHIDMDAFYASVEQRDRPTLRGRPVAVGGSPSGRGVVCAASYEARKFGVASAMPTARALRLCPDLIVVPPDFAKYRTVSGEVFAIFRSVTSLVEPLSLDEAYLDVTENTWDEPLASNVARRLKANIRDVTGLTASAGAAPNKFLAKIASGWKKPDGLTVIAPERVEAFLRELPIEALWGVGPVTARRLRERGIGRLVDVRAARPELLHESVGSFAESLVRLAHGIDDRPVEPNRPLKSRGSENTYATDLTSLAEIQHEVAAMARHSATWLVRKSLWARTVTLKVRYDDFTTITRSSTASPASRDEPEIVSRALSLLNRTDAGVRPVRLLGVSVHNLCESPWGPTRTDDLTPRLPFDSDT